GCGCAGGAACAGCTCCGTCTTCAGCATCGGGAATAACAGTTCCACCTGCTGCTGCACCGCCTCACGGCTGATGCGACGATGCTGGGTGACGATAGCCGCGATAAGCGACGGCAGCACCAGCATATGCATGATGTTATTGCGGTAGTAAGTCATCAGCACCGCTTGTTCGCGCGGCAGCACGATGATGTCGCCAATGGTGTCTTTCTCGACTTCAAACTTATTCATCTGCAGCGCGTGCTCAATGAGCTGCGTCGCCGTGGCGTCCGGCACCGTGGCGTCTGCGGCGTAAGGCACGTTACGCAGCAGGCTCAGGTAGCAATCCAGCTGTTCGGTTAACTGCTCACGCGTTAACGAACGCTGGCGCGAAGCCAGCAGCGCGGTGCAACACAGGTTCATGGCGTTGGCCGCGCCCGCGTTGTTGATACGCACCATCAACTGAGCGGCAATCTCGTTCACCGTCGGGGTCAGCCACGCCGGGCGTACCGCCTCGATAGGATCGATAGCATCGCGCCACTCCGGCACGTGCTGGTTCAGGAAGGTCATCAGCGGCAATGGTTCACCGAAGTTCACATAACCCTGACCGAGGTTACGCAGTTTGCTTAAGCCGCGCAGCATCTGCAGCAGGCTCTCTTTCTCTTTGGTGGCGCCGCGCAGCTCTTTAGCGTATGTGCCCACTTCCATCACATGCTCATAACCGATGTAAATCGGCACCAGCGTAATCGGACGCGTGCCGCCGCGCAGCATAGCCTGGATGGTCATGGAGAGCGTGCCGGTTTTCGGGTCAAGCAGACGGCCAGTACGTGAACGCCCGCCTTCCACGAAATATTCCACCGAATAGCCACGGCTGAAGAGTTCGCCGAGATATTCGCGAAACACCGTCGAGTAAAGCTTGTTGCCCTTAAAGGTGCGGCGAATAAAGAACGCGCCCAGGCGGCGGAAAATCGGTCCGGCGGGCCAGAAGTTCAGGTTGATGCCCGCGGCAATATGTGGCGGCACAAGCCCCTGATGGTAGAGCACATATGAGAGCAGCAGATAGTCCATATGGCTGCGGTGGCAGGGCACATAGACAATTTCGTGGCCGTCGTGGGCGAGCTGACGCACACGTTCGGCGTTATGCACATTAATGCCCTGGTAGAGGCGGTTCCAGGTAAATCCAAGCACGCGATCGGTAATACGAATCGCCTCGTAAGAGAAGTCGGCGGCGATCTCTTCCATCAACGCGACGGCATTCTGCTGGGCTTTCTCGTGCGAGATTTTTTTGGTGCGCGCTTCGTCTTCAACGGCGCGAGCAATCGCTTTTGACGAGAGCAGTTTATTAAAGAGATCCTGGCGCGCAGGCAGGCGCGGACCGACGGCGGCGAGGCGCTGACGGGCGAAGTGCATACGCGCCACGCGCGCCAGTTTCTGGGCGATGCGTTTGTCGGTGCCGTGCTCGGTCGCCATGCGGCGCAGCGATACGGGCGGTGAGAAGCGCACAAAGCTGTCGCGACCAAGCCACGAGACCGCAAAGAATTTCTGAATGCCGTTCAGCATGCGCAGCGGCGGGTTTTCCTCGCCTTTTTCTCGCCCCGGTGAGCGGCCAAACATGACCGACACCGGCACCATCTGGACGTCGAGATCCGGGTTGCTGCGGTGCAGATCGAGATAATTGTGGAACAGTTTGATCGATTCTTCTTTCGGCGTGTAGTAGGTAAACACGCGCGGGCCGCCATGGATAAACACATAGCGCGGCAGTTCGGTGCCGTCGATGACCAGCGGATCCAGCGGATCGGGCAGATCGTGCTCCAGGCACTGCGCCCGCAGCGTCAGGAGATCCGCCTTCGAGTTATACGGCAACACGTACATAATAGGGCG
The genomic region above belongs to Cronobacter malonaticus LMG 23826 and contains:
- the plsB gene encoding glycerol-3-phosphate 1-O-acyltransferase PlsB is translated as MSGWPRIYYKLLNLPLSVLVKSKSIPAAPCPELGLDTSRPIMYVLPYNSKADLLTLRAQCLEHDLPDPLDPLVIDGTELPRYVFIHGGPRVFTYYTPKEESIKLFHNYLDLHRSNPDLDVQMVPVSVMFGRSPGREKGEENPPLRMLNGIQKFFAVSWLGRDSFVRFSPPVSLRRMATEHGTDKRIAQKLARVARMHFARQRLAAVGPRLPARQDLFNKLLSSKAIARAVEDEARTKKISHEKAQQNAVALMEEIAADFSYEAIRITDRVLGFTWNRLYQGINVHNAERVRQLAHDGHEIVYVPCHRSHMDYLLLSYVLYHQGLVPPHIAAGINLNFWPAGPIFRRLGAFFIRRTFKGNKLYSTVFREYLGELFSRGYSVEYFVEGGRSRTGRLLDPKTGTLSMTIQAMLRGGTRPITLVPIYIGYEHVMEVGTYAKELRGATKEKESLLQMLRGLSKLRNLGQGYVNFGEPLPLMTFLNQHVPEWRDAIDPIEAVRPAWLTPTVNEIAAQLMVRINNAGAANAMNLCCTALLASRQRSLTREQLTEQLDCYLSLLRNVPYAADATVPDATATQLIEHALQMNKFEVEKDTIGDIIVLPREQAVLMTYYRNNIMHMLVLPSLIAAIVTQHRRISREAVQQQVELLFPMLKTELFLRWEKEEVSAVVDALVNELAQQGLILADDEWLQVNPARSRTLQLLAAGVRETLQRYAITFWLLSANPSINRGTLEKESRTVAQRLSVLHGINAPEFFDKAVFSTLVLTLRDEGYISDTGDAEPAETMKVYQMLAELMTSDVRLTIESAAAQAGA